Proteins encoded together in one Telopea speciosissima isolate NSW1024214 ecotype Mountain lineage chromosome 4, Tspe_v1, whole genome shotgun sequence window:
- the LOC122658427 gene encoding importin subunit alpha-1-like: MSLRPNARTEVRRNRYKVAVDADEGRRRREDNMVEIRKNRREESLQKKRREGMQAQQFPTSIHPSAVERKLESLPSMVAGVWSDESSLQLEATTQFRKLLSIERSPPIEEVIQSGVVPRFVEFLMREDFPQLQFEAAWALTNIASGTSDNTKVVIDHGAVPIFVKLLGSPSDDVREQAVWALGNVAGDSPRCRDLVLSHGALIPLLAQLNEHAKLSMLRNATWTLSNFCRGKPQPPFEQTKPALPALERLIHSNDEEVLTDACWALSYLSDGTNDKIQAVIEAGVCPRLVELLLHPSPSVLIPALRTVGNIVTGDDIQTQYIINHQALPCLLNLLTHNHKKSIKKEACWTISNITAGNKDQIQAVIDADIIGPLVHLLQTAEFDIKKEAAWAISNATSGGTHDQIKYLVSQGCIKPLCDLLICPDPRIVTVCLEGLENILKVGEAEKNLGNSGGVNLYAQLIDEAEGLEKIENLQSHDNTEIYEKAVKILETYWLEEDDETLPPGDAAAQPGFRFGGNELPVPSGGFNFS, from the exons ATGTCTCTTAGGCCTAACGCTAGAACTGAGGTTCGTCGCAACCGATACAAGGTTGCCGTTGATGCAGATGAAGGccggagaaggagagaagacaACATGGTTGAGATCCGAAAGAACAGAAGAGAGGAAAGCTtgcaaaagaagagaagagagggtaTGCAAGCACAGCAATTTCCGACCTCGATTCACCCATCTGCAGTCGAGAGAAAG TTAGAGAGCCTCCCCTCTATGGTTGCTGGTGTTTGGTCTGATGAAAGCAGTTTACAGCTTGAGGCTACTACACAGTTCCGTAAACTGCTCTCAATAG AGCGTAGTCCACCCATTGAGGAAGTTATCCAATCTGGTGTTGTTCCTCGCTTTGTTGAGTTTCTTATGAGAGAAGACTTTCCACAGCTTCAG TTTGAAGCGGCTTGGGCTCTCACAAACATTGCCTCAGGAACCTCGGATAATACAAAGGTTGTAATTGATCATGGGGCTGTCCCCATCTTTGTGAAGCTTCTTGGTTCTCCTAGTGATGATGTTCGGGAACAG GCTGTGTGGGCACTTGGAAATGTTGCTGGTGATTCCCCTAGGTGTCGAGATCTTGTCCTTAGTCATGGAGCCTTGATTCCGTTGCTTGCACAGTTGAATGAGCATGCAAAACTTTCTATGCTCAGAAATGCAACCTGGACACTATCAAATTTCTGCAGGGGCAAGCCACAGCCTCCGTTTGAGCAG ACTAAGCCTGCCCTTCCGGCACTGGAGCGCCTTATTCATTCCAACGATGAAGAAGTCTTGACAGATGCATGTTGGGCACTCTCATATTTGTCTGATGGTACAAATGATAAAATTCAAGCTGTCATTGAAGCTGGTGTCTGCCCCCGACTTGTAGAGTTACTGCT CCATCCATCTCCTTCTGTGCTAATTCCTGCTCTTCGTACAGTCGGGAATATTGTCACTGGAGATGATATACAAACTCAG TATATCATCAACCATCAGGCTCTTCCTTGCCTTCTGAATCTATTGACGCATAATCATAAGAAGAGTATCAAGAAGGAAGCTTGTTGGACAATTTCAAACATCACTGCTGGAAACAAGGACCAGATACAG GCTGTGATTGATGCTGATATCATTGGTCCTCTTGTCCATTTGTTGCAAACTGCTGAGTTTGACATTAAAAAGGAGGCAGCCTGGGCAATCTCAAATGCAACCTCTGGTGGCACCCATGATCAAATCAA gtATCTGGTGAGCCAGGGTTGCATCAAACCTTTGTGTGATCTCCTCATCTGCCCAGATCCAAGGATTGTTACTGTCTGTTTAGAAGGGCTTGAAAACATCTTGAAGGTTGGGGAAGCTGAGAAGAACTTGGGCAACAGTGGGGGAGTTAATCTTTATGCCCAACTGATTGATGAGGCTGAGGGATTAGAGAAGATTGAAAACCTACAGAGCCATGATAACACTGAGATCTATGAGAAGGCAGTGAAAATTCTTGAGACATATTGGTTGGAGGAGGATGATGAGACATTGCCCCCAGGTGATGCTGCTGCCCAACCCGGTTTCCGCTTTGGTGGAAATGAACTTCCAGTTCCTTCTGGTGGTTTCAACTTCAGTTGA